Proteins encoded together in one Raphanus sativus cultivar WK10039 unplaced genomic scaffold, ASM80110v3 Scaffold1771, whole genome shotgun sequence window:
- the LOC108845816 gene encoding NAC domain-containing protein 90: MEDLTTGFRFYPTEDELVVFYLRNQLEGKSGDSMHRVIPVLDIFEVEPSHLPNIAGERCRGDTEQWFFFVPRQEREARGGRPSRTTGSGYWKATGSPGPVFSKDNRMIGVKKTMVFYTGKAPTGGKTKWKMNEYKALDDRDNISTIPKLRHEFSLCRVYITSGSSRAFDRRPVGVLQTGRMLTNDVAVADTSIFVGSSPEISMSGGEHVDLSVDTEMVDGLTEPIWEWEQLNWP; this comes from the exons ATGGAGGACCTTACAACTGGGTTTCGCTTCTATCCCACGGAAGACGAACTGGTTGTGTTCTACCTCCGAAACCAGCTCGAAGGAAAGAGTGGTGACTCAATGCACCGTGTCATACCCGTTCTAGATATCTTTGAGGTCGAGCCTAGTCATCTTCCAA ATATTGCGGGAGAAAGATGTCGAGGAGATACTGAGCAATGGTTCTTCTTTGTGCCAAGACAAGAGCGCGAAGCAAGAGGAGGCAGGCCGAGCAGAACCACTGGTTCAGGGTACTGGAAAGCGACTGGATCACCTGGTCCAGTCTTTTCCAAGGATAACAGAATGATTGGAGTCAAGAAAACTATGGTTTTCTACACCGGAAAAGCACCAACAGGAGGAAAAACAAAATGGAAGATGAATGAGTACAAAGCCCTTGACGATAGAGACAACATTTCCACAATCCCTAAG TTGAGACATGAATTCAGTTTATGTCGTGTCTACATAACATCAGGAAGCTCAAGAGCTTTTGATAGACGCCCTGTGGGAGTTCTTCAGACAGGGAGAATGCTTACAAATGATGTTGCAGTTGCTGACACCTCCATTTTTGTGGGAAGCTCACCAGAAATTTCCATGTCAGGAGGAGAACATGTTGATCTCTCTGTGGACACAGAGATGGTGGATGGTTTAACTGAACCAATCTGGGAATGGGAGCAGCTGAATTGGCCTTGA